A stretch of the bacterium genome encodes the following:
- a CDS encoding PAS domain-containing protein produces the protein MKTDFEMTLQAGIEAVIDNLPSSIFLVDREKNIVLANRSASILTRIPKDKLVGRSSAHVLRCKYLDKGTGGCAESGVCRSCMLRSVIDDSFISRTEYSDVETEFHFADRGPRILRLSTRYFPESDTVMVAINDMTAARRVEAQRIENRTLKAALETSLAVCHEISQPLQVISGYLEMLMFDGGLRDSSFHCLQEIRKQIQRLRDISTGLQNLRTLRIDDQNRLDSARDGKALSSAGMERLRPEGAIHEKTNTVRG, from the coding sequence ATGAAAACTGATTTTGAAATGACCCTCCAGGCCGGCATCGAGGCGGTGATCGATAACCTCCCCTCCTCCATTTTTCTGGTGGACAGGGAGAAGAATATCGTTCTGGCCAACCGTTCCGCCTCGATCCTGACCCGGATACCCAAGGACAAGCTGGTCGGCCGGTCCAGCGCCCATGTCCTGCGCTGCAAGTATCTGGACAAGGGAACCGGTGGTTGCGCGGAGAGCGGAGTCTGCCGGAGCTGCATGCTCCGCAGCGTGATCGACGATTCATTCATTTCGCGCACCGAGTACTCGGATGTGGAGACCGAGTTCCATTTCGCCGACCGCGGCCCGCGTATACTCAGGCTGTCCACGCGGTATTTCCCCGAGAGCGACACGGTCATGGTGGCGATCAACGACATGACTGCGGCCCGTCGGGTCGAGGCCCAGCGTATCGAGAACCGGACCCTGAAAGCCGCCCTGGAGACCTCGCTCGCGGTCTGTCACGAGATATCACAGCCGCTGCAGGTGATATCCGGCTATCTCGAGATGCTGATGTTCGACGGGGGACTGCGGGACAGCAGTTTCCACTGTCTCCAGGAAATCAGGAAACAGATCCAGCGCCTGCGCGATATCAGCACGGGGCTGCAGAACCTGCGCACTCTGCGCATCGACGATCAGAATCGCCTGGACAGCGCCAGGGACGGCAAAGCCTTATCTTCCGCAGGGATGGAAAGGTTAAGACCGGAGGGAGCAATCCATGAAAAAAC